From Xenopus laevis strain J_2021 chromosome 7L, Xenopus_laevis_v10.1, whole genome shotgun sequence, one genomic window encodes:
- the nlrx1.L gene encoding NLR family member X1 isoform X2: protein MQCCSSEALFGALGRWKIKLSVKEVSRLHQKRAYHSVISRNRSHLSVLSRGQQFCCLQGWRASGSIAVDPIQQHRLRLSDWFSRLPSEEQHFGPSFSLDSIHVDPVIRESCLEETLRPLTDLTLQSQLQSPTCSQNVSITQLFQPNSSGQPVRNVVLYGTVGTGKSTFIRKLVLDWCHGRRHEFHLIIPLSCEDLSEASVLVTTRPSAIRRIPGKYVGRYAEICGFSDTELQKMYFHLRLGHKDADVRETENLLEMLNRNLEHHSQLSAACFLPSYCWLTCATLHLLYYTKPGGPVRTLTGIYTSFLRLNFAGEVLDITHPSKISLMLYVARFVGKLAYEGCRARQTRFSEADLNRCFNVALNSEEDTNLLSVFRTDTFHFFLTPSIKPGHETTFVFTIPAMQEYLAALYVVLGENKTTLQRVGREVSEVISKAGEDVVAVVNVLSKFLPLRIFALFNLLRVVPRLYGKVSGQSRENIAQTMTSEMFREEDAFNDDVLDQINSSILGVEGPSQNTDEDVFGKQEAFELFPIFMAGLLSRQNRAMLDQLGCSIMNTSAFEITRALKKHLLRCSLRRLPSSELMDFLFFLYEFQNEAFTAGLVSSLRDLDLSTVRMTPLKCTVVSSVMSGSGKPVVEANFSSCDLDPDAIRVLSPVLRRCQSINLQMNSLGPDSCKEIKDILLHPDCSVTNLRLCNNPLTSEGGRLMAEAVAGNSSLTHLSLLHTDLGDEGAEILASQLGKSTRLQELNLAYNGIHDQAALRLGEEAARHPTLDRVHLYFNELSDSGLRSLQSLGGVRILVSLTEGADASRHWSLILRELRANAGGWDHERISSHLTLLLRDLQSSRALTGNLLRKARLFRVETEVKRMLSRIQQGQL from the exons ATGCAGTGTTGCAGCTCTGAGGCCCTTTTTGGGGCACTGGGAAGGTGGAAAATTAAACTTTCTGTGAAAG aggTATCTCGATTACACCAGAAACGTGCCTATCACTCTGTGATTAGTAG GAATAGGTCCCATTTGTCTGTGCTTTCCCGGGGCCAGCAATTCTGCTGTCTTCAGGGCTGGAGGGCTTCAGGCAGCATTGCTGTAG ATCCAATTCAGCAACACCGATTGCGCCTGTCTGACTGGTTTAGTCGCTTGCCGAGTGAGGAGCAACACTTTGGTCCATCTTTCTCCCTTGATTCCATCCATGTGGATCCTGTTATTAGGGAAAGTTGCCTGGAAGAAACTCTGCGCCCTCTCACTGACCTTACCTTGCAGAGCCAGTTGCAGAGCCCAACGTGCTCACAAAATGTGTCCATTACTCAGCTGTTTCAGCCCAACTCTTCTGGACAGCCAGTTCGCAATGTGGTTCTGTATGGTACTGTGGGCACAGGGAAGAGCACATTCATACGAAAGCTGGTGTTAGATTGGTGCCATGGACGTCGGCATGAGTTTCATCTCATCATTCCTTTATCCTGCGAAGATCTTTCTGAG GCAAGTGTGTTGGTTACCACTCGTCCATCTGCAATTAGACGGATCCCTGGTAAATACGTGGGCCGCTATGCAGAGATCTGTGGCTTTTCGGACACAGAGCTTCAGAAGATGTACTTCCATTTGCGCTTGGGCCACAAAGATGCTGATGTACGGGAGACTGAGAACTTGTTAGAGATGTTAAATCGGAACCTGGAACATCACAGCCAGCTATCTGCTGCCTGCTTCTTGCCATCATATTGCTGGTTAACCTGTGCCACTTTGCACCTTCTTTATTACACAAAGCCTGGTGGCCCTGTTAGGACTCTTACTGGCATTTACACTAGTTTTCTACGTCTCAACTTTGCTGGAGAGGTTTTGGATATAACTCACCCTTCCAAGATTTCTCTCATGCTCTATGTGGCACGTTTTGTAGGCAAGTTAGCATATGAGGGTTGCCGCGCTCGACAGACTCGTTTCTCTGAGGCTGACCTCAACCGCTGCTTTAATGTTGCATTAAATTCTGAAGAGGATACCAACCTCCTTAGTGTTTTCCGTACAGATACATTCCATTTCTTCCTTACTCCTAGTATCAAACCAGGTCATGAGACGACTTTTGTGTTCACCATCCCTGCCATGCAGGAGTATCTTGCTGCACTTTATGTAGTGCTTGGAGAGAACAAGACCACCCTTCAGCGTGTAGGGAGGGAAGTCTCTGAGGTCATTAGCAAAGCTGGTGAAGATGTGGTTGCTGTTGTTAATGTGTTGTCAAAATTCCTTCCCCTTCGTATATTTGCACTTTTTAATCTGCTGCGTGTAGTTCCTAGGCTGTATGGCAAGGTGAGTGGGCAGAGCCGAGAAAACATTGCCCAAACCATGACTAGCGAAATGTTTCGAGAGGAAGATGCTTTTAATGATGATGTTCTAGACCAAATCAACTCTAGCATATTAGGTGTAGAGGGACCCTCTCAAAATACAGATGAAGATGTGTTTGGCAAGCAAGAAGCATTTGAATTGTTTCCCATATTTATGGCTGGACTGTTGTCCCGTCAGAATCGAGCTATGTTGGATCAGCTTGGTTGCTCCATCATGAATACGTCAGCATTTGAAATTACACGGGCACTAAAGAAGCACTTGCTGCGCTGTAGTCTCCGCCGGTTACCATCTTCTGAGCTCATGGACTTTCTGTTCTTCTTGTATGAGTTCCAAAATGAAGCATTTACTGCAGGACTTGTTTCCTCACTGCGAGATCTAGACCTTTCTACAGTAAGAATGACACCCCTCAAGTGCACGGTGGTTTCATCTGTAATGAGTGGATCTGGGAAACCAGTGGTAGAGGCCAACTTCAGTTCCTGTGATCTGGATCCTGATGCAATACGTGTTCTGTCTCCGGTACTACGAAGATGTCAGAGCATTAA TTTACAGATGAACTCACTTGGTCCTGACTCTTGCAAAGAGATAAAAGATATTCTGTTACATCCAGACTGTTCAGTGACCAATCTAAG ACTCTGCAATAACCCACTAACATCAGAAGGAGGTCGCTTGATGGCTGAAGCGGTGGCTGGCAATAGTTCTCTGACACACCTGTCCCTTTTGCACACTGATTTGGGAGATGAAGGAGCAGAGATACTGGCCTCCCAATTGGGGAAAAGCACACGTCTGCAAGAACTGAACCTGGCATATAATGGCATCCATGACCAAGCAGCACTGAGACTAGGGGAGGAAGCAGCTCGTCACCCAACTCTGGACAGAGTGCA TCTGTACTTTAATGAGCTATCTGATAGTGGTCTCCGTTCTCTTCAGTCCCTGGGTGGGGTCCGAATTCTGGTGTCTCTGACCGAGGGAGCTGATGCCTCCCGTCATTGGTCTCTGATCTTACGGGAGCTTCGGGCTAATGCTGGTGGCTGGGACCACGAACGGATCAGTAGCCACCTCACGCTGCTTCTCAGGGATCTACAGAGTAGTCGCGCACTCACTGGGAACCTGTTGCGAAAGGCACGCCTTTTTCGTGTGGAAACTGAGGTCAAACGCATGCTGAGCCGTATCCAGCAAGGGCAGCTCTGA
- the nlrx1.L gene encoding NLR family member X1 isoform X1 codes for MQCCSSEALFGALGRWKIKLSVKEVSRLHQKRAYHSVISRNRSHLSVLSRGQQFCCLQGWRASGSIAVDPIQQHRLRLSDWFSRLPSEEQHFGPSFSLDSIHVDPVIRESCLEETLRPLTDLTLQSQLQSPTCSQNVSITQLFQPNSSGQPVRNVVLYGTVGTGKSTFIRKLVLDWCHGRRHEFHLIIPLSCEDLSEVKAPVSFSRLISKKYVHLRDLLPTLSQQPGVLFILNSLEWMDLDFRMAATELCSDPNEPLSPSSILVNLLRGYLLPEASVLVTTRPSAIRRIPGKYVGRYAEICGFSDTELQKMYFHLRLGHKDADVRETENLLEMLNRNLEHHSQLSAACFLPSYCWLTCATLHLLYYTKPGGPVRTLTGIYTSFLRLNFAGEVLDITHPSKISLMLYVARFVGKLAYEGCRARQTRFSEADLNRCFNVALNSEEDTNLLSVFRTDTFHFFLTPSIKPGHETTFVFTIPAMQEYLAALYVVLGENKTTLQRVGREVSEVISKAGEDVVAVVNVLSKFLPLRIFALFNLLRVVPRLYGKVSGQSRENIAQTMTSEMFREEDAFNDDVLDQINSSILGVEGPSQNTDEDVFGKQEAFELFPIFMAGLLSRQNRAMLDQLGCSIMNTSAFEITRALKKHLLRCSLRRLPSSELMDFLFFLYEFQNEAFTAGLVSSLRDLDLSTVRMTPLKCTVVSSVMSGSGKPVVEANFSSCDLDPDAIRVLSPVLRRCQSINLQMNSLGPDSCKEIKDILLHPDCSVTNLRLCNNPLTSEGGRLMAEAVAGNSSLTHLSLLHTDLGDEGAEILASQLGKSTRLQELNLAYNGIHDQAALRLGEEAARHPTLDRVHLYFNELSDSGLRSLQSLGGVRILVSLTEGADASRHWSLILRELRANAGGWDHERISSHLTLLLRDLQSSRALTGNLLRKARLFRVETEVKRMLSRIQQGQL; via the exons ATGCAGTGTTGCAGCTCTGAGGCCCTTTTTGGGGCACTGGGAAGGTGGAAAATTAAACTTTCTGTGAAAG aggTATCTCGATTACACCAGAAACGTGCCTATCACTCTGTGATTAGTAG GAATAGGTCCCATTTGTCTGTGCTTTCCCGGGGCCAGCAATTCTGCTGTCTTCAGGGCTGGAGGGCTTCAGGCAGCATTGCTGTAG ATCCAATTCAGCAACACCGATTGCGCCTGTCTGACTGGTTTAGTCGCTTGCCGAGTGAGGAGCAACACTTTGGTCCATCTTTCTCCCTTGATTCCATCCATGTGGATCCTGTTATTAGGGAAAGTTGCCTGGAAGAAACTCTGCGCCCTCTCACTGACCTTACCTTGCAGAGCCAGTTGCAGAGCCCAACGTGCTCACAAAATGTGTCCATTACTCAGCTGTTTCAGCCCAACTCTTCTGGACAGCCAGTTCGCAATGTGGTTCTGTATGGTACTGTGGGCACAGGGAAGAGCACATTCATACGAAAGCTGGTGTTAGATTGGTGCCATGGACGTCGGCATGAGTTTCATCTCATCATTCCTTTATCCTGCGAAGATCTTTCTGAGGTAAAAGCACCTGTGTCATTTTCACGGCTTATCTCTAAGAAGTATGTCCACCTGAGGGACCTGTTGCCAACACTATCCCAACAGCCTGGGGTTCTGTTCATTTTAAACAGTCTGGAATGGATGGATTTGGACTTCAGAATGGCAGCTACAGAGCTCTGCAGTGATCCTAATGAACCCTTGTCACCCTCATCCATCCTTGTAAATTTGTTGAGGGGGTACCTTCTTCCAGAG GCAAGTGTGTTGGTTACCACTCGTCCATCTGCAATTAGACGGATCCCTGGTAAATACGTGGGCCGCTATGCAGAGATCTGTGGCTTTTCGGACACAGAGCTTCAGAAGATGTACTTCCATTTGCGCTTGGGCCACAAAGATGCTGATGTACGGGAGACTGAGAACTTGTTAGAGATGTTAAATCGGAACCTGGAACATCACAGCCAGCTATCTGCTGCCTGCTTCTTGCCATCATATTGCTGGTTAACCTGTGCCACTTTGCACCTTCTTTATTACACAAAGCCTGGTGGCCCTGTTAGGACTCTTACTGGCATTTACACTAGTTTTCTACGTCTCAACTTTGCTGGAGAGGTTTTGGATATAACTCACCCTTCCAAGATTTCTCTCATGCTCTATGTGGCACGTTTTGTAGGCAAGTTAGCATATGAGGGTTGCCGCGCTCGACAGACTCGTTTCTCTGAGGCTGACCTCAACCGCTGCTTTAATGTTGCATTAAATTCTGAAGAGGATACCAACCTCCTTAGTGTTTTCCGTACAGATACATTCCATTTCTTCCTTACTCCTAGTATCAAACCAGGTCATGAGACGACTTTTGTGTTCACCATCCCTGCCATGCAGGAGTATCTTGCTGCACTTTATGTAGTGCTTGGAGAGAACAAGACCACCCTTCAGCGTGTAGGGAGGGAAGTCTCTGAGGTCATTAGCAAAGCTGGTGAAGATGTGGTTGCTGTTGTTAATGTGTTGTCAAAATTCCTTCCCCTTCGTATATTTGCACTTTTTAATCTGCTGCGTGTAGTTCCTAGGCTGTATGGCAAGGTGAGTGGGCAGAGCCGAGAAAACATTGCCCAAACCATGACTAGCGAAATGTTTCGAGAGGAAGATGCTTTTAATGATGATGTTCTAGACCAAATCAACTCTAGCATATTAGGTGTAGAGGGACCCTCTCAAAATACAGATGAAGATGTGTTTGGCAAGCAAGAAGCATTTGAATTGTTTCCCATATTTATGGCTGGACTGTTGTCCCGTCAGAATCGAGCTATGTTGGATCAGCTTGGTTGCTCCATCATGAATACGTCAGCATTTGAAATTACACGGGCACTAAAGAAGCACTTGCTGCGCTGTAGTCTCCGCCGGTTACCATCTTCTGAGCTCATGGACTTTCTGTTCTTCTTGTATGAGTTCCAAAATGAAGCATTTACTGCAGGACTTGTTTCCTCACTGCGAGATCTAGACCTTTCTACAGTAAGAATGACACCCCTCAAGTGCACGGTGGTTTCATCTGTAATGAGTGGATCTGGGAAACCAGTGGTAGAGGCCAACTTCAGTTCCTGTGATCTGGATCCTGATGCAATACGTGTTCTGTCTCCGGTACTACGAAGATGTCAGAGCATTAA TTTACAGATGAACTCACTTGGTCCTGACTCTTGCAAAGAGATAAAAGATATTCTGTTACATCCAGACTGTTCAGTGACCAATCTAAG ACTCTGCAATAACCCACTAACATCAGAAGGAGGTCGCTTGATGGCTGAAGCGGTGGCTGGCAATAGTTCTCTGACACACCTGTCCCTTTTGCACACTGATTTGGGAGATGAAGGAGCAGAGATACTGGCCTCCCAATTGGGGAAAAGCACACGTCTGCAAGAACTGAACCTGGCATATAATGGCATCCATGACCAAGCAGCACTGAGACTAGGGGAGGAAGCAGCTCGTCACCCAACTCTGGACAGAGTGCA TCTGTACTTTAATGAGCTATCTGATAGTGGTCTCCGTTCTCTTCAGTCCCTGGGTGGGGTCCGAATTCTGGTGTCTCTGACCGAGGGAGCTGATGCCTCCCGTCATTGGTCTCTGATCTTACGGGAGCTTCGGGCTAATGCTGGTGGCTGGGACCACGAACGGATCAGTAGCCACCTCACGCTGCTTCTCAGGGATCTACAGAGTAGTCGCGCACTCACTGGGAACCTGTTGCGAAAGGCACGCCTTTTTCGTGTGGAAACTGAGGTCAAACGCATGCTGAGCCGTATCCAGCAAGGGCAGCTCTGA